In Capsicum annuum cultivar UCD-10X-F1 chromosome 8, UCD10Xv1.1, whole genome shotgun sequence, the genomic window GAATGTGAATGTTGTGGTCTTCGAGAGGATTGCACACAAGATTACATAGAAAGAATCAAGGATTCTTTTTCAGGAAAATGGGTATGCGGCCTTTGTTCTGAGGCTGTAAAAGATGGACTAAAACGGGGATCACCAGTAGCAATTGAAGAAGCTGTGAGTTCACATACTAAGTTCTGCCAAGAGTTCAATAGTTCAACAAGACTCAACCCAAAGCTATCTTTCACTATGTCAATGAGAAACATTGCAAGGAGAAGCCATGAAAACAAGGAGAAGAATCAATATCCTACAATGGCCAAGATTTCTAGAAGTTCTAGTTGTGTTCCAACAATTGACTTTACAATGTAACGATCTTGAACTTGTTTAAGAAAATGCGTAGAAGAATTCATAGTTCTAGACTTAGATAAATTTTGGCAAGAAAATGACATGGTTATTTTCTTTgctcttgttttaattattaaatgttATAATACCATGTTCAAATTGAATATATGATTTTCTTAGAACCAAAAGTAGCTACTCTAGCTGTTAAATTATATcctctccgtttaaaaaagaattaccTATTTGACTTGGCAaggagtttaaaaaaataaataagacttttgaatctcatggtcataaattaaagttatatcaaatgtaccaaaatgccatttaatcttgtgatcttaaacataCCACGTGGAtcgttgaaattaaagtattgcaaaaaaaaaaaaggatcattCCAATTGAAAAGTACTAAAAGGAAAAGTGGATCGTtgttttttaaatggagggagcaATTATCTTCAAGACGCTCTTCACTATTTTAGCTGGTTTATCTGggataaaaaaagttaaataaaataaagaaaaaataaaaatgaaatgggTGTTGCAATATGTTGATGTTGTAACATGGATTTGCAAATTGGTGGTACGACATAGTGTTGTAACATGTAATTTGATGGTTCAAAGTTTGGAAGATTCATCTATAAATAGATATAGATgacttttatttcaatttaaaacATACGAAGCAAACAGAGAAGTTGAGAGTAGAGAGAGTAATTCATAGATATTGTATAGTTCGTGAGAAAATAGTATGAAAATACTATTGTAGAGAATTGTGTGAAATAAAAGAGTGTTGTTTCTTTTATAAGAGTAGTAATCTTTTGTCACGaactaatttctcaggtcatgatgacttCTACTATtgcccaccagtaggcaagccaacccatagtacGGAACTAATAGTAGTCGATTaccaagaaaaatgaagaaagaatacGGAATAAAcgaaataaaaaagtgaaatacATAATGTAGTCCCAAAACCTGTTGGGATCAGTATAAGCGCTTCTGCTATTAACAAGGATACAAAATGAAATATCAaatgaatatacagatacaatcatctctaaatacaacatagagaatagtctagtacataagagagaggaaagtaatactccgaaGCCAGAAGCTTACCATACGTCTCCGAACCATAGCTGCTCCGTATGGCGCACACAATAACGATGATAACCCAtgctatgatctgtaggctgcagAAGTATAATATGAGTAACAACatgtggtacttagtaggcaactttCGACTGATCtccaaaaataatgtaaatataaatagtATACAAGCAGTGTAAACTATACCCAAATATCCAGAAAGCTACAACATAAGGATAATGAGATGTAaaaccccgtacttctacctagcttgaaatcatcccaagaatgttagaaacttactttaaaatatgaatccatttttgtaaaagtagagtttttaagattttcactttttatcgtgtggaaaattgaattagctatccaacgatatcaatttcgtccaaatctgatattggagtaaaaagttatggacgttttactcaaaGCAGTCAAAATTGCCCAGGTGTcacggccaggttgacggaccgtcgcctAGACCATCGCAGCCAAGGCAATGATTTAACCTTCTGGTTAAGGTGTGACGGACAGtttgacggaccgtcgcccaagccatcgctataAGGTAATGAGTCCTTTTTTTTGTCCACGTACGACGGTCGAAAGGACGGACCATCGAGCCAACGACAAACCATCGCACGAGCCATCGCAGGTTCCGTTCAgcaaattttaagttatttttaaagggtatttgggtatttttccacccGTTTCAACCCTTAATTAAATCAGACCAAGGcttataagttcattattcatctataacatcaaattagggtttctctcaaagatcaatccccaagagcaagaaaccctaggtgtttaattttaAGTTAAGGATTCAATTCTTCCTCCATcagacttcaagaaactcacaatcaaggtatgtcatgtgttgattcatgggtccctttcacccatgaagctcaagaatctcttttcaaaatccaagatttgtgtatttatgaatgttcataatttagattgaattgaaattcatgtcacGATGTTGTGAGgctttgattcatgtttgaaattacatattccaatgattgaccctaggatgtggtgatttgcatagtaatcatgataaacccttaaatttacacgttgaatGATGTATCTataattattagatgtgttgatgattgtataaccaaagcatgctcccatgtgttcgattaaatgcctatgtgaaggaaaagtttcatactagtatgataatatgaaatccctatttatgtacaagtttatgcatgtcaagtgtttgatgaaatgtcttagtcaatgagttatggatatatgtgtggccattgtggtgctttagaacttgtacttcatgaattctccaacttattatattatggattgtgatgttggtcatgtattcaagaaagtcatgctttgtcagtttcatgctatcgagtcctggaggtactt contains:
- the LOC124886565 gene encoding uncharacterized protein LOC124886565, whose translation is MYVTTRNLGIDLYRSRRRQDRRAYIVMKMSKRMRRPRTPPKRRSGQVLREVISDVSVEINKIEKDYENICTIDEVTQAECECCGLREDCTQDYIERIKDSFSGKWVCGLCSEAVKDGLKRGSPVAIEEAVSSHTKFCQEFNSSTRLNPKLSFTMSMRNIARRSHENKEKNQYPTMAKISRSSSCVPTIDFTM